The Anoplolepis gracilipes chromosome 14, ASM4749672v1, whole genome shotgun sequence genome includes a window with the following:
- the Inae gene encoding diacylglycerol lipase-alpha isoform X1, whose product MPSLIAFGRRWRIGSDDFLLPGAALFCVHLLELTVLGVLLGILEWDRSVPCILLLWEYMIGYEGLFVVCMAVEFFICFLATRGSILDTTARAPMQYILYIRLFLVLVETTWLCAGVTWLARYYQTCRVDQAKDVMLGLVISNWCLLALMMVTIWCTYDAAGRSWVKMKKYQRSMREAESRGARLHYKRSGSRNRNWRQRKVIRAYQDSWDNRCRLLFCCMGNSDRNRNSFADIARLLSDFFRDLDVVPSDVVAGLVLLRKFQKVERELIVKQRKNDTYEFLSGVPVTPRTKFLSLTEDGDLGHFQLAIHYMHFALAAYGWPMFLVGGSTQLCQLCTRLQCCCCFPCGVRHEDEATIVEDNCCRCNYAALSRMLDLGEIEVVYATFHVDVGETPFFVALDYTKRKIVVSIRGTISMKDVLTDLNAEGEVLPLSPPREDWFGHKGMVQAAEYIRKKLLEEDIIARARAKDTSRGTHQFGLTLVGHSLGAGTAAILAILLKQDYPDLVCFSFGPPGGLLSMPAQQYSQEFITSVVVGKDVVPRIGLRQMESLRADLINAIKRSVDPKWKTIACSVMCCGCGSTPTSAANLEAGGCISEYQRDKDRARAQTVVPSDSSIALTLHRPLYPPGRIIHVVRHHPNKGEQKYETSWRQMLSKREPVYQALWAGPCDFDEVLISPVMIQDHMPDNMLRALNKVVTTLGPAKPQRLASGHASSTEASSETAREHQTIDVQELEVQEQEMRALLSPSSPSRCHLLAGTPPHRLCLETSFTSLQSPTDIPQAGRELSVDSRGIPWEYISLASELLNTPRPEDGKPRPSRWDDPTRTAPLATPETLSEASTSSPPSPVPAPRPMRRTPKIPGNLSTAADDLKNNLHYAMLSAKNYFLRSTAEHAGGSNNGSSSGNSEASYESAKSLAAAGLPPPIPRRRDSVIVRREQRTCTAACCRDDLSENSSTRTSSHSSRVSHTSHRVQVEFNEEENDTNGSSLDFFEAKGSSGQRDSSNDVFLSVRSSPECKGLMAPATDLGAEWKKGIDAMSGDASLPLLRGLSPTPTPGQHNSPFFNAKRKKYVYPITLVGRGESSV is encoded by the exons GCTGACGGTGCTGGGTGTTCTACTGGGGATTCTCGAATGGGATCGTAGCGTCCCCTGCATTCTTCTCCTGTGGGAGTATATGATCGGGTACGAGGGCCTCTTTGTGGTCTGCATGGCGGTGGAATTTTTCATCTGCTTCCTGGCGACAAGAGGCAGCATCCTGGACACTACAGCGAGGGCGCCAATGCAGTACATCCTTTACATCCGGTTGT TCTTGGTGTTGGTGGAGACCACATGGCTGTGCGCAGGTGTTACCTGGTTAGCGCGTTATTATCAAACCTGTCGAGTGGACCAAGCTAAAGACGTTATGTTGG GTTTGGTGATATCGAACTGGTGCCTGCTGGCGTTGATGATGGTGACTATTTGGTGCACGTACGACGCCGCCGGCAGGTCCTGGGTAAAGATGAAAAAGTACCAGCGAAGCATGAGGGAAGCGGAGTCGAGGGGGGCCAGATTGCATTATAAGCGCAGCGGCAGCAGAAATCGAAATTGGCGACAACG AAAAGTTATACGCGCCTACCAGGACAGCTGGGACAATAGGTGCAGACTGCTGTTCTGCTGCATGGGTAACTCCGATCGCAATCGA AACTCGTTCGCCGACATCGCCCGACTGCTGAGCGACTTCTTTCGCGACCTGGACGTGGTGCCCTCGGACGTGGTGGCCGGTCTGGTGCTGCTCAGAAAGTTTCAGAAGGTTGAGCGCGAGCTGATAGTCAAGCAGCGCAAGAATGACACATATGAGTTCCTGTCGGGGGTGCCGGTCACACCGCGCACCAAGTTCCTGTCCTTGACCGAGGACGGCGATCTCGGCCACTTTCAGTTGGCCATCCACTACATGCATTTTGCTCTCGCCGCCTACGGCTGGCCCATGTTCCTTGTTGGTGGGTCCACTCAGCTCTGCCAGTTATGCACCAG ATTGCAATGCTGCTGCTGCTTCCCATGCGGCGTCCGTCACGAGGACGAGGCGACGATCGTCGAGGACAATTGCTGCCGGTGCAATTACGCCGCCCTGAGCAGAATGCTCGACCTGGGGGAGATCGAGGTCGTTTACGCGACCTTTCACGTCGACGTCGGCGAGACGCCGTTCTTCGTCGCGCTCGATTATACGAAGAGAAAG ATTGTAGTCAGTATACGAGGGACCATAAGTATGAAGGACGTGCTAACTGACTTGAACGCCGAAGGCGAGGTGCTGCCTTTGTCGCCACCGAGGGAGGATTGGTTCGGTCACAAGGGGATGGTGCAGGCTGCCGAATACATTCGCAAGAAGTTACTGGAAGAGGATATCATCGCGCGTGCTCGTGCCAAG GATACTTCCAGGGGCACGCATCAGTTCGGACTGACCCTCGTAGGACACTCGTTGGGCGCTGGCACGGCAGCGATCCTCGCGATCCTTCTGAAACAGGACTACCCGGACCTGGTGTGCTTCTCGTTCGGGCCACCCGGTGGACTGCTGAGCATGCCTGCCCAGCAGTACAGTCAGGAGTTCATCACATCCGTCGTGGTAGGCAAGGACGTCGTCCCGAGGATCGGACTCCGGCAGATGGAGAGTCTGAGAGCGGATCTCATCAACGCTATAAAAAGGAGCGTCGACCCGAAA TGGAAGACGATTGCGTGCTCGGTGATGTGCTGCGGCTGCGGCTCGACGCCCACGTCGGCGGCAAATCTGGAGGCCGGCGGTTGCATCAGCGAATACCAGCGGGACAAGGATCGGGCGCGCGCTCAGACCGTCGTGCCCAGCGATTCCAGCATTGCCCTGACCCTGCACAGGCCCTTGTATCCACCGGGAAGAATCATACACGTGGTGCGACATCATCCGAACAAGGGCGA GCAGAAGTATGAGACGAGTTGGAG ACAAATGTTGAGCAAACGCGAACCGGTGTACCAGGCGCTGTGGGCCGGTCCCTGTGACTTCGACGAGGTGCTGATCAGCCCGGTGATGATTCAGGACCACATGCCGGACAACATGCTGCGCGCGCTGAACAAG GTTGTCACGACCCTGGGTCCGGCCAAGCCGCAGCGGCTAGCTTCTGGACACGCGTCCTCGACGGAGGCGTCGTCGGAGACGGCGCGCGAGCACCAGACGATCGACGTCCAGGAGCTGGAGGTTCAGGAGCAGGAGATGCGGGCCCTGTTGTCGCCGTCCAGCCCGAGCAGGTGTCACCTGTTGGCAGGTACGCCGCCGCACCGGCTGTGCCTGGAGACGAGCTTCACGTCGCTGCAAAGCCCCACGGACATTCCGCAGGCGGGTCGCGAGCTCAGCGTCGACTCGCGAGGCATCCCCTGGGAGTATATCAGCCTCGCCAGCGAGCTTCTCAACACGCCCAGGCCGGAGGACGGCAAACC AAGACCGAGTCGTTGGGACGACCCGACGCGCACCGCGCCCTTGGCCACTCCGGAGACCCTGTCGGAGGCGTCGACGAGCAGCCCGCCCTCGCCGGTACCGGCGCCCAGGCCGATGAGACGCACGCCCAAGATTCCGGGAAACTTGTCGACGGCGGCGGACGATCTCAAGAATAATCTGCACTACGCGATGCTCTCGGCGAAGAACTATTTCCTGAGGTCGACGGCGGAGCACGCGGGTGGCAGTAACAACGGCAGCAGCAGCGGTAACAGCGAGGCGAGCTACGAGAGCGCCAAGAGCCTCGCCGCCGCAGGTCTTCCGCCGCCGATCCCGAGACGACGAGATTCCGTCATCGTTAGAAG GGAACAACGAACGTGCACAGCTGCCTGCTGCAGGGACGATCTGTCGGAGAACTCGTCGACCCGCACGTCGTCGCACTCTTCGAGAGTCTCCCACACTTCGCACCGCGTTCAGGTGGAATTCAATGAGGAGGAGAACGACACCAATGGCTCCAGCTTGGACTTTTTTGAAGCGAAA gGCTCCTCCGGTCAGCGCGATAGTAGTAACGACGTCTTTCTCAGCGTGCGCAGTTCACCAGAGTGCAAAGGACTCATGGCACCAGCTACGGATTTAGGCGCCGAATGGAAGAAAGGAATCGACGCTATGAGCGGCGACGCCTCGTTGCCGCTTCTCCGGGGCTTGTCGCCCACGCCGACCCCTGGTCAGCACAATTCACCCTTCTTCAACGCTAAGCGGAAGAAATACGTGTACCCCATCACACTGGTGGGACGTGGGGAAAGCAGCGTCTAG
- the LOC140673601 gene encoding PAT complex subunit Asterix codes for MNSSTDPRRPEKEVRYKPPGSNQSGIGLNQGQMQDDLTPDYMNVIGMIFSMCGLMMRLKWCAWVALYCSCISFANSRVSEDTKQILSCFMLSISAVVMSYLQNPQPMTPPWASAMQ; via the coding sequence ATGAATAGTTCGACAGATCCCAGACGGCCTGAAAAGGAAGTCCGTTACAAACCACCGGGTTCGAATCAATCAGGGATAGGGCTGAATCAGGGACAAATGCAAGATGACTTGACGCCAGATTACATGAATGTCATAGGAATGATCTTTAGTATGTGCGGCTTGATGATGAGACTGAAATGGTGTGCTTGGGTGGCACTCTACTGCTCTTGCATCAGCTTTGCCAATTCACGTGTCAGTGAAGACACCAAGCAGATCCTCAGCTGTTTCATGTTGTCGATATCGGCGGTGGTGATGTCTTACCTGCAAAATCCACAACCCATGACACCACCATGGGCAAGCGCGATGCAATGA
- the Inae gene encoding diacylglycerol lipase-alpha isoform X2, translated as MIGYEGLFVVCMAVEFFICFLATRGSILDTTARAPMQYILYIRLFLVLVETTWLCAGVTWLARYYQTCRVDQAKDVMLGLVISNWCLLALMMVTIWCTYDAAGRSWVKMKKYQRSMREAESRGARLHYKRSGSRNRNWRQRKVIRAYQDSWDNRCRLLFCCMGNSDRNRNSFADIARLLSDFFRDLDVVPSDVVAGLVLLRKFQKVERELIVKQRKNDTYEFLSGVPVTPRTKFLSLTEDGDLGHFQLAIHYMHFALAAYGWPMFLVGGSTQLCQLCTRLQCCCCFPCGVRHEDEATIVEDNCCRCNYAALSRMLDLGEIEVVYATFHVDVGETPFFVALDYTKRKIVVSIRGTISMKDVLTDLNAEGEVLPLSPPREDWFGHKGMVQAAEYIRKKLLEEDIIARARAKDTSRGTHQFGLTLVGHSLGAGTAAILAILLKQDYPDLVCFSFGPPGGLLSMPAQQYSQEFITSVVVGKDVVPRIGLRQMESLRADLINAIKRSVDPKWKTIACSVMCCGCGSTPTSAANLEAGGCISEYQRDKDRARAQTVVPSDSSIALTLHRPLYPPGRIIHVVRHHPNKGEQKYETSWRQMLSKREPVYQALWAGPCDFDEVLISPVMIQDHMPDNMLRALNKVVTTLGPAKPQRLASGHASSTEASSETAREHQTIDVQELEVQEQEMRALLSPSSPSRCHLLAGTPPHRLCLETSFTSLQSPTDIPQAGRELSVDSRGIPWEYISLASELLNTPRPEDGKPRPSRWDDPTRTAPLATPETLSEASTSSPPSPVPAPRPMRRTPKIPGNLSTAADDLKNNLHYAMLSAKNYFLRSTAEHAGGSNNGSSSGNSEASYESAKSLAAAGLPPPIPRRRDSVIVRREQRTCTAACCRDDLSENSSTRTSSHSSRVSHTSHRVQVEFNEEENDTNGSSLDFFEAKGSSGQRDSSNDVFLSVRSSPECKGLMAPATDLGAEWKKGIDAMSGDASLPLLRGLSPTPTPGQHNSPFFNAKRKKYVYPITLVGRGESSV; from the exons ATGATCGGGTACGAGGGCCTCTTTGTGGTCTGCATGGCGGTGGAATTTTTCATCTGCTTCCTGGCGACAAGAGGCAGCATCCTGGACACTACAGCGAGGGCGCCAATGCAGTACATCCTTTACATCCGGTTGT TCTTGGTGTTGGTGGAGACCACATGGCTGTGCGCAGGTGTTACCTGGTTAGCGCGTTATTATCAAACCTGTCGAGTGGACCAAGCTAAAGACGTTATGTTGG GTTTGGTGATATCGAACTGGTGCCTGCTGGCGTTGATGATGGTGACTATTTGGTGCACGTACGACGCCGCCGGCAGGTCCTGGGTAAAGATGAAAAAGTACCAGCGAAGCATGAGGGAAGCGGAGTCGAGGGGGGCCAGATTGCATTATAAGCGCAGCGGCAGCAGAAATCGAAATTGGCGACAACG AAAAGTTATACGCGCCTACCAGGACAGCTGGGACAATAGGTGCAGACTGCTGTTCTGCTGCATGGGTAACTCCGATCGCAATCGA AACTCGTTCGCCGACATCGCCCGACTGCTGAGCGACTTCTTTCGCGACCTGGACGTGGTGCCCTCGGACGTGGTGGCCGGTCTGGTGCTGCTCAGAAAGTTTCAGAAGGTTGAGCGCGAGCTGATAGTCAAGCAGCGCAAGAATGACACATATGAGTTCCTGTCGGGGGTGCCGGTCACACCGCGCACCAAGTTCCTGTCCTTGACCGAGGACGGCGATCTCGGCCACTTTCAGTTGGCCATCCACTACATGCATTTTGCTCTCGCCGCCTACGGCTGGCCCATGTTCCTTGTTGGTGGGTCCACTCAGCTCTGCCAGTTATGCACCAG ATTGCAATGCTGCTGCTGCTTCCCATGCGGCGTCCGTCACGAGGACGAGGCGACGATCGTCGAGGACAATTGCTGCCGGTGCAATTACGCCGCCCTGAGCAGAATGCTCGACCTGGGGGAGATCGAGGTCGTTTACGCGACCTTTCACGTCGACGTCGGCGAGACGCCGTTCTTCGTCGCGCTCGATTATACGAAGAGAAAG ATTGTAGTCAGTATACGAGGGACCATAAGTATGAAGGACGTGCTAACTGACTTGAACGCCGAAGGCGAGGTGCTGCCTTTGTCGCCACCGAGGGAGGATTGGTTCGGTCACAAGGGGATGGTGCAGGCTGCCGAATACATTCGCAAGAAGTTACTGGAAGAGGATATCATCGCGCGTGCTCGTGCCAAG GATACTTCCAGGGGCACGCATCAGTTCGGACTGACCCTCGTAGGACACTCGTTGGGCGCTGGCACGGCAGCGATCCTCGCGATCCTTCTGAAACAGGACTACCCGGACCTGGTGTGCTTCTCGTTCGGGCCACCCGGTGGACTGCTGAGCATGCCTGCCCAGCAGTACAGTCAGGAGTTCATCACATCCGTCGTGGTAGGCAAGGACGTCGTCCCGAGGATCGGACTCCGGCAGATGGAGAGTCTGAGAGCGGATCTCATCAACGCTATAAAAAGGAGCGTCGACCCGAAA TGGAAGACGATTGCGTGCTCGGTGATGTGCTGCGGCTGCGGCTCGACGCCCACGTCGGCGGCAAATCTGGAGGCCGGCGGTTGCATCAGCGAATACCAGCGGGACAAGGATCGGGCGCGCGCTCAGACCGTCGTGCCCAGCGATTCCAGCATTGCCCTGACCCTGCACAGGCCCTTGTATCCACCGGGAAGAATCATACACGTGGTGCGACATCATCCGAACAAGGGCGA GCAGAAGTATGAGACGAGTTGGAG ACAAATGTTGAGCAAACGCGAACCGGTGTACCAGGCGCTGTGGGCCGGTCCCTGTGACTTCGACGAGGTGCTGATCAGCCCGGTGATGATTCAGGACCACATGCCGGACAACATGCTGCGCGCGCTGAACAAG GTTGTCACGACCCTGGGTCCGGCCAAGCCGCAGCGGCTAGCTTCTGGACACGCGTCCTCGACGGAGGCGTCGTCGGAGACGGCGCGCGAGCACCAGACGATCGACGTCCAGGAGCTGGAGGTTCAGGAGCAGGAGATGCGGGCCCTGTTGTCGCCGTCCAGCCCGAGCAGGTGTCACCTGTTGGCAGGTACGCCGCCGCACCGGCTGTGCCTGGAGACGAGCTTCACGTCGCTGCAAAGCCCCACGGACATTCCGCAGGCGGGTCGCGAGCTCAGCGTCGACTCGCGAGGCATCCCCTGGGAGTATATCAGCCTCGCCAGCGAGCTTCTCAACACGCCCAGGCCGGAGGACGGCAAACC AAGACCGAGTCGTTGGGACGACCCGACGCGCACCGCGCCCTTGGCCACTCCGGAGACCCTGTCGGAGGCGTCGACGAGCAGCCCGCCCTCGCCGGTACCGGCGCCCAGGCCGATGAGACGCACGCCCAAGATTCCGGGAAACTTGTCGACGGCGGCGGACGATCTCAAGAATAATCTGCACTACGCGATGCTCTCGGCGAAGAACTATTTCCTGAGGTCGACGGCGGAGCACGCGGGTGGCAGTAACAACGGCAGCAGCAGCGGTAACAGCGAGGCGAGCTACGAGAGCGCCAAGAGCCTCGCCGCCGCAGGTCTTCCGCCGCCGATCCCGAGACGACGAGATTCCGTCATCGTTAGAAG GGAACAACGAACGTGCACAGCTGCCTGCTGCAGGGACGATCTGTCGGAGAACTCGTCGACCCGCACGTCGTCGCACTCTTCGAGAGTCTCCCACACTTCGCACCGCGTTCAGGTGGAATTCAATGAGGAGGAGAACGACACCAATGGCTCCAGCTTGGACTTTTTTGAAGCGAAA gGCTCCTCCGGTCAGCGCGATAGTAGTAACGACGTCTTTCTCAGCGTGCGCAGTTCACCAGAGTGCAAAGGACTCATGGCACCAGCTACGGATTTAGGCGCCGAATGGAAGAAAGGAATCGACGCTATGAGCGGCGACGCCTCGTTGCCGCTTCTCCGGGGCTTGTCGCCCACGCCGACCCCTGGTCAGCACAATTCACCCTTCTTCAACGCTAAGCGGAAGAAATACGTGTACCCCATCACACTGGTGGGACGTGGGGAAAGCAGCGTCTAG